A part of Haliotis asinina isolate JCU_RB_2024 chromosome 10, JCU_Hal_asi_v2, whole genome shotgun sequence genomic DNA contains:
- the LOC137297881 gene encoding cardioacceleratory peptide receptor-like — translation MNWSTHLPRSTSMYDVTGNGPTTMFPTSNGTNVTAPTPEQMIDFFQDEQIAFLVILLLLIIVGNSTVLAAIALSHERRRSRMNFFIMHLALADFLNGPLNVMIDLICKVTIYWYAGNVMCKVIQYIRSVVMFASTYMLVSLSIDRLDAVARPMLFSGSWKRGRLLIGGAWVLSLIFSIPMLVLFHEAHVHGGPQCYITMQHDWHWQLYLTLIAISVFVVPAVIICFCYLVIIFTIWRSSILLKPQDTPEQKRARRKSKDEELLTGSLTTSRSDSCTSSRGIIPQAKVRTIKMTFIIVLVFIVCWSPYFIFNLFHVYGYVPHTPTMGKISTFVQSLAPLNCAANPVIYGIFSTRICKYLRRVYVFRTLSERWCRCCNDDSPRGTSATEYTSMSETDDIRLTADPGTSSRVGRVPYVRQKLSEADREILSLHVTSHNI, via the exons ATGAACTGGTCGACGCATTTGCCCCGAAGCACTTCAATGTATGACGTCACCGGAAATGGACCAACAACGATGTTTCCAACCTCCAATGGGACAAACGTAACAGCCCCTACCCCAGAACAGATGATAGATTTTTTTCAG GATGAGCAGATAGCATTTCTTGTGATCCTTCTCCTGTTGATCATCGTCGGCAACTCAACTGTCCTTGCCGCCATTGCCCTCTCACATGAGCGGAGAAGATCCCGTATGAACTTTTTCATCATGCATCTAGCCCTTGCAG ATTTCTTGAACGGACCCCTAAACGTGATGATAGACCTTATCTGCAAAGTGACCATATATTGGTATGCTGGGAACGTCATGTGCAAAGTCATACAGTATATCAGG TCCGTGGTAATGTTTGCCTCCACGTACATGCTGGTGTCGCTCAGCATCGACAGACTCGACGCCGTCGCTCGCCCTATGCTCTTCAGTGGAAGCT GGAAGCGAGGGAGACTTCTGATAGGTGGAGCATGGGTGTTGTCTCTCATCTTCTCCATCCCTATGTTGGTGCTGTTTCACGAGGCGCATGTTCACGGAGGCCCCCAGTGTTACATTACCATGCAGCATGACTGGCACTGGCAG CTTTACTTAACCCTGATTGCCATCAGTGTGTTTGTCGTCCCCGCCGTCATCATCTGCTTCTGCTACCTCGTCATCATCTTCACCATCTGGCGAAGCAGCATCCTACTCAAGCCTCAAGACACGCCCGAACAGAAGAGGGCAAGAAGGAAGTCCAAAGATGAAG AACTTTTAACTGGGAGCCTGACTACTTCTCGGAGCGACAGCTGTACCAGTTCCAGGGGAATTATTCCTCAAGCAAAAGTTCGAACAATTAAAATGACTTTCATAATAGTTTTAG TTTTTATTGTGTGTTGGAGTCCGTACTTTATATTCAACCTGTTTCATGTATACGGCTACGTTCCCCACACACCAACCATGGGAAAGATATCCACGTTTGTTCAAAGTCTGGCCCCATTAAACTGTGCCGCTAACCCAGTCATATACGGCATCTTCAGCACACGAATCTGCAAATACTTAAG GAGAGTGTACGTGTTCCGGACGTTGTCTGAACGATGGTGCCGGTGCTGCAATGACGACTCCCCGCGAGGAACGTCTGCGACGGAGTACACCAGCATGTCGGAAACAGACGACATCCGGTTGACCGCTGACCCAGGAACGTCATCACGAGTTGGCAGGGTGCCGTATGTGCGGCAAAAACTGTCGGAAGCGGACCGAGAAATCCTTTCTCTCCATGTGACGTCTCATAATATTTGA